Proteins from one Palaemon carinicauda isolate YSFRI2023 chromosome 26, ASM3689809v2, whole genome shotgun sequence genomic window:
- the LOC137620063 gene encoding uncharacterized protein, with the protein MSQRREEEEGKGKEEVVSVDRLDQGEKKKTTKRRRRKGKGRDYVCRCRDMTKEKKKTTKRRRKGKGRDYVCRCRDLTKEKKRRQRREEEGKGKEEIMSVDVET; encoded by the exons ATGAGCCAAcgaagagaagaagaggaaggaaaaggaaaggaagaggTTGTGTCTGTCGAT AGACTTGACCAAGGAGAAAAAAAGAAGACaacgaagagaagaagaaggaaagggaaaggaagagattatGTCTGCCGATGTAGAGACATGACCAAGGAGAAAAAGAAGACAACGAAGAGAAGAaggaaagggaaaggaagagattatGTCTGTCGATGTAGAGACTTGACCAAGGAGAAAAAAAGAAGACaacgaagagaagaagaaggaaagggaaaggaagagattatGTCTGTCGATGTAGAGACTTGA